In one Oscillospiraceae bacterium genomic region, the following are encoded:
- the gatC gene encoding aspartyl/glutamyl-tRNA(Asn/Gln) amidotransferase subunit C: protein MKITKDMVDYISALARLSLPEEEKARVAGELERIVDYMDVLNTLDTEGVEPMSHVFPLKNVTRPDTAEPSTDRALLLQNAPVPDEAAFLVPKAVE, encoded by the coding sequence ATGAAAATTACCAAAGACATGGTGGACTATATCTCCGCCCTCGCCCGGCTCAGCCTGCCGGAGGAGGAAAAAGCCCGCGTGGCGGGCGAGCTGGAGCGGATTGTGGACTATATGGACGTGCTGAACACCCTGGACACCGAGGGCGTGGAGCCCATGAGCCACGTCTTTCCCCTGAAGAACGTGACGCGCCCGGATACGGCGGAGCCCTCCACGGACCGCGCACTCCTGCTGCAAAATGCGCCGGTGCCCGACGAGGCGGCCTTCCTGGTCCCCAAGGCCGTGGAATAG
- a CDS encoding uracil-DNA glycosylase gives MKNWDELYAECMSCQKCALAETRHNVVFGEGARDAEVMFIGEGPGEQEDLSGRPFVGKGGKLLDDMLGIIDLDRSKIFIGNMVKCRPPQNRDPLNVEQEACIGYLRSQVALIKPKIIVCLGRIAAMKLIREDFKITKEHGQWVEKAGVQMTAMYHPAALLRNPGWRPAAFEDLRSLEAKIKEICVHTY, from the coding sequence ATGAAAAATTGGGACGAGCTGTACGCCGAGTGCATGTCCTGCCAGAAATGCGCCCTGGCCGAGACCCGGCACAACGTGGTGTTCGGGGAGGGGGCCAGGGACGCGGAGGTCATGTTCATCGGCGAGGGCCCCGGGGAGCAGGAGGACCTGTCCGGCAGGCCCTTCGTGGGCAAGGGGGGCAAGCTGCTGGACGATATGCTGGGCATCATCGACCTGGACCGCTCCAAGATCTTCATCGGCAACATGGTCAAATGCCGCCCGCCCCAGAACCGGGATCCCCTGAACGTGGAGCAGGAGGCCTGCATCGGCTACCTGCGTAGCCAGGTGGCGCTGATTAAGCCCAAGATCATCGTCTGCCTGGGGCGGATCGCGGCCATGAAGCTGATCCGGGAGGATTTCAAAATAACCAAGGAACACGGCCAGTGGGTGGAGAAGGCGGGGGTGCAGATGACCGCCATGTACCACCCGGCGGCCCTGCTGCGCAATCCGGGCTGGCGGCCCGCGGCCTTTGAGGATCTGCGCAGCCTGGAGGCCAAGATCAAAGAGATCTGCGTGCACACCTACTAG
- the aspS2 gene encoding aspartate--tRNA(Asp/Asn) ligase — translation MEFRTAARAETGKIGGGLNNGPVTVHGMVHALRDMGGFAFLTLRQRDGTLQCVCPGGMDLDGACEECAVELEGVMRREGRAPGGYELEARGIRVLSRPAAPLPVPVSKHRLNLNLDTELGLRSVALRNLRRRAVFRLQAGLCWAFRDYLQAREFTEIHTPKIVRAGAEGGSNIFRLDYFGRRAYLAQSPQFYKQTMVGVYERVFEAAPVFRAEKHATVRHLNEYTSLDLELGFIDSFYDLIDLETGFLQYAMSLLGREYAAELALLDVTLPRVERIPCVRFDEAKRLAAEAYGRPIRDPCDLEPEEEHNIGRYAKEAWDSDFVFVTHYPGRKRPFYAMDDPDDPRYTLSFDLLFRGMEVTTGGQRIHDYQAQVEKLRARGMDPADFESYLMIHKYGMPPHGGLGIGLERLTMGLCGLENIRQASLFPRDRSRLEP, via the coding sequence ATGGAATTCAGAACAGCGGCCAGAGCGGAAACCGGCAAAATAGGGGGCGGCCTGAATAACGGGCCCGTCACCGTGCACGGCATGGTCCACGCGCTGCGGGACATGGGGGGCTTCGCCTTCCTCACCCTGCGGCAGCGGGACGGGACGCTCCAGTGCGTGTGCCCCGGCGGCATGGACCTGGACGGGGCCTGCGAGGAGTGCGCCGTGGAGCTGGAGGGCGTGATGCGCCGGGAGGGGCGCGCCCCCGGCGGGTACGAGCTGGAGGCCCGGGGCATCCGGGTGCTCTCCCGCCCGGCGGCCCCCCTGCCGGTGCCCGTGTCCAAGCACCGGCTGAACCTGAACCTGGACACCGAGCTGGGCCTGCGCAGCGTGGCGCTGCGCAACCTGCGCAGGCGGGCGGTCTTCCGGCTCCAGGCGGGGCTGTGCTGGGCCTTTCGGGACTACCTGCAGGCCCGGGAGTTTACCGAGATCCACACGCCCAAAATCGTCCGCGCCGGGGCGGAGGGCGGCTCCAACATCTTCCGGCTGGACTATTTCGGCCGCAGGGCCTATCTCGCCCAGTCCCCCCAGTTCTACAAGCAGACCATGGTGGGGGTGTATGAGCGGGTGTTCGAGGCGGCCCCCGTGTTCCGGGCCGAGAAGCACGCCACAGTCCGCCACCTGAACGAGTACACCTCCCTGGACCTGGAGCTGGGCTTTATCGACAGCTTCTACGACCTCATCGACCTGGAGACCGGCTTTTTGCAGTACGCCATGTCCCTGCTGGGGCGGGAGTACGCCGCCGAGCTGGCGCTGCTGGACGTCACCCTGCCCCGGGTGGAGCGCATCCCCTGCGTGCGCTTCGACGAGGCCAAGCGCCTGGCCGCGGAGGCCTACGGCCGCCCCATCCGGGACCCCTGCGACCTGGAGCCCGAGGAGGAGCACAACATCGGCCGCTACGCCAAGGAGGCCTGGGACAGCGACTTCGTGTTCGTGACCCACTACCCCGGCAGGAAGCGCCCCTTCTACGCCATGGACGACCCGGACGACCCCCGCTATACCCTGTCCTTTGACCTGCTGTTCCGGGGTATGGAGGTGACCACAGGGGGCCAGCGCATCCACGATTACCAGGCCCAGGTGGAGAAGCTGCGCGCCCGCGGCATGGACCCGGCGGACTTTGAGAGCTACCTCATGATCCACAAATACGGCATGCCGCCCCACGGCGGGCTGGGCATCGGCCTGGAGCGGCTGACCATGGGGCTGTGCGGCCTGGAGAACATCCGCCAGGCCAGCCTTTTCCCCCGGGACCGCAGCCGGCTGGAGCCATAA
- a CDS encoding glyoxalase/bleomycin resistance/dioxygenase family protein yields MALNLVGWNVVLDSNHADELSAFYEKLLGWTRFKGEEYTVLVNLKQTGTPTWITIQQADDYVPPVWPATLDTQQQMAHLDFHVQDVEEGVKYALSCGASISEYQYDDRWRVMIDPAGHPFCILPPIMPWM; encoded by the coding sequence ATGGCACTTAATCTTGTGGGATGGAATGTCGTTTTGGATTCCAATCACGCGGACGAGTTGTCCGCATTTTATGAAAAATTGCTTGGCTGGACGCGGTTCAAGGGTGAAGAATATACAGTCTTAGTAAATTTGAAACAAACGGGAACGCCAACTTGGATTACCATTCAACAGGCGGATGATTATGTGCCGCCCGTGTGGCCTGCGACGCTGGATACGCAGCAGCAAATGGCGCATCTGGATTTTCACGTTCAGGATGTGGAGGAAGGGGTGAAATATGCCTTGTCGTGCGGCGCAAGCATATCAGAGTACCAATATGATGACCGTTGGCGGGTGATGATTGACCCTGCGGGACATCCGTTTTGTATACTGCCTCCGATTATGCCTTGGATGTGA